From one Brachypodium distachyon strain Bd21 chromosome 4, Brachypodium_distachyon_v3.0, whole genome shotgun sequence genomic stretch:
- the LOC100844210 gene encoding probable calcium-binding protein CML45: MDQKSPATAAPHLGPVFQDSFGILFFFTILTWSITRFQRLLPGCCKCCTCAVPKTTSTSVLADKKTYKTLNENEDDDIDVMRSDAEIAMKNMGLNFDIESSIVLKTISSEYISMLFDHDEPSLQEVKMAFLVFDENNDGYIDASDLRRVLHNIGLGEQAGIGECEQMIARYDMNKDMRIDMMEFTKVLEASFC; encoded by the coding sequence ATGGATCAGAAGTCCCCAGCCACTGCAGCACCCCACCTTGGACCAGTTTTCCAAGATTCATTTGgtattctcttcttcttcaccatCCTCACCTGGTCCATCACAAGGTTCCAGAGGCTCCTCCCTGGTTGTTGTAAATGCTGCACTTGTGCTGTCCCAAAGACAACCTCAACATCAGTCCTTGCGGACAAGAAGACATACAAGACACTGAATGAGAATGAAGACGATGACATCGATGTGATGCGTTCCGATGCCGAGATCGCCATGAAAAATATGGGCCTTAATTTTGATATAGAAAGCAGTATAGTGCTAAAGACCATTAGCTCTGAATATATTTCTATGCTGTTCGACCATGATGAGCCGAGCTTGCAGGAAGTGAAAATGgcctttttggtgtttgatgagAACAATGATGGGTACATCGACGCATCGGACTTACGACGAGTCCTACATAACATAGGGTTGGGAGAACAGGCAGGGATCGGTGAGTGTGAGCAGATGATTGCTAGATATGACATGAACAAGGACATGAGGATAGATATGATGGAGTTCACTAAGGTTTTGGAGGCCAGCTTTTGCTGA